The following coding sequences are from one Rathayibacter sp. VKM Ac-2760 window:
- a CDS encoding DUF4193 domain-containing protein codes for MATDYDAPRKTDDDSESIEALKERVPDKMSGVVDVDDADNPGGFELPGADLSDLDLDVVVLPPQADEFTCVSCFLVKHRSQIDHEEKLGPICLECAA; via the coding sequence ATGGCTACGGACTACGACGCCCCCCGCAAGACCGATGACGACTCCGAGTCGATCGAGGCCCTGAAGGAGCGAGTCCCCGACAAGATGTCCGGTGTCGTCGACGTCGATGACGCCGACAACCCGGGCGGATTCGAACTGCCCGGTGCCGATCTGTCCGACCTCGATCTGGACGTCGTGGTCCTTCCGCCGCAGGCGGACGAGTTCACGTGCGTCAGCTGCTTCCTGGTGAAGCACCGCTCGCAGATCGACCACGAGGAGAAGCTCGGCCCGATCTGCCTGGAGTGCGCCGCCTAG
- a CDS encoding cobyric acid synthase — MTTLLIGVLAPDVLDSNGDAANARVLAARAGWAGLETRVLPLREAGDFAARPDVLVAGTGAEEDLPGVLELLRSVRDAVQDWAGSGTEVVAVGAGWELLAESFRTPAGVVDGLGVFPGRAVTAERTTDDLVVETAAGVLVGFENHARRFEGLDPAQVLGRVLHGTGDGDGVEGYLAGGLLGTHLHGPVLAKNPVLADAILARVAERHGLTYSATDERIRAADETARAAREVIAKRLGVGR; from the coding sequence GTGACCACCCTCCTGATCGGCGTGCTCGCGCCCGACGTCCTGGACAGCAACGGCGACGCGGCGAACGCGCGCGTCCTCGCGGCCCGCGCCGGCTGGGCCGGGCTCGAGACCCGGGTGCTGCCGCTGCGCGAGGCCGGCGACTTCGCTGCGCGCCCCGATGTGCTCGTCGCCGGCACCGGAGCCGAGGAGGATCTGCCGGGCGTGCTCGAGCTGCTGCGCTCCGTGCGCGACGCCGTGCAGGACTGGGCGGGCTCCGGCACGGAGGTCGTCGCCGTCGGCGCGGGGTGGGAGCTGCTCGCCGAGTCGTTCCGGACTCCGGCCGGTGTCGTCGACGGCCTCGGCGTGTTCCCCGGCCGGGCGGTGACGGCGGAGCGGACGACGGACGACCTCGTGGTCGAGACCGCCGCCGGTGTGCTGGTGGGCTTCGAGAACCACGCCCGCCGCTTCGAGGGCCTCGACCCGGCGCAGGTGCTCGGCCGGGTGCTGCACGGCACGGGAGACGGCGACGGCGTCGAGGGCTACCTCGCGGGCGGGCTGCTCGGCACGCATCTGCACGGGCCGGTCCTCGCGAAGAACCCGGTCCTCGCGGACGCGATCCTCGCCCGGGTGGCGGAGCGTCATGGACTGACCTACTCGGCGACGGACGAGCGGATCCGAGCGGCGGATGAGACAGCTCGAGCCGCCCGCGAGGTGATCGCGAAGCGGCTCGGAGTCGGCCGGTAG
- a CDS encoding DUF3093 domain-containing protein, which produces MPSYRERLWPAPWLFVSTALVIPASILVFAPINLFAGVVVALVLYGGTVATLLATSPTIEVADGELRAGRAHIPLELVGTPTAFAGEKAFAQRGPRLDARAFLVIRGWVRDVVRVPIDDPADPTPYWLLSSRRPNDVVAAIREGSRRRGAGLSEPEEA; this is translated from the coding sequence ATGCCGTCCTACCGAGAGAGGCTGTGGCCCGCGCCGTGGCTCTTCGTCTCCACCGCCCTCGTCATCCCCGCCAGCATCCTCGTCTTCGCGCCGATCAACCTCTTCGCCGGCGTGGTCGTCGCGCTGGTGCTCTACGGCGGCACCGTCGCGACGCTGCTGGCCACGTCGCCCACCATCGAGGTCGCCGACGGCGAGCTGCGGGCCGGCCGGGCGCACATCCCGCTCGAGCTGGTCGGCACGCCGACCGCGTTCGCCGGGGAGAAGGCGTTCGCTCAGCGCGGACCGCGATTGGACGCCAGAGCGTTCCTCGTCATCCGGGGCTGGGTGCGCGACGTCGTGCGCGTCCCGATCGACGACCCGGCGGACCCGACGCCCTACTGGCTGCTGTCGAGCAGGCGCCCCAACGACGTCGTCGCCGCGATCCGGGAGGGATCACGGCGACGGGGCGCTGGTCTTTCGGAGCCGGAAGAGGCCTAG
- a CDS encoding DNA topoisomerase IV subunit B — protein MASTDYSARHLSVLEGLEAVRKRPGMYIGSTDSRGLMHCLWEVIDNSVDEALAGHGTEISVVLHADGSVEVRDRARGIPVDIEPKTGLSGVEVVFTKLHAGGKFGSGSYAASGGLHGVGASVVNALSERLDVEVDRDGRTYRMSFHRGEPGRFADAGEPTPDAPFSPFENGSELEIVGKVKKGVTGTRVRYWADRQIFTKGAAFQTDDLVSRARQTAFLVPGLTIDIVDDREEERRAEMFRYDGGIAEFVEFLAPDAAVTDVLRLTGSGTFTETVPVLSPGGAMVPTEVERTCEVDIALRWGTGYETVLRSFVNIISTPKGGTHQTGFEQGLLKLLRGQVEANARRLKAGSDKLEKDDALAGLTAVLTVRLPEPQFEGQTKEILGTPAVRAIVAQTITSTLGAVFASTKREDKAQMSQLLEKLVAEMKSRISARAHKETQRRKNALESSSLPAKLVDCRSNDVENSELFIVEGDSALGTAKLARNSEYQALLPIRGKILNVQKASIADMLSNTECASMIQVIGAGSGRSFELPAARYGKIILMSDADVDGAHIRTLLLTLFFRYMRPLVEAGRVFAAVPPLHRVVVMNAGRKPNETIYTYSETELKSVLAALSKANRRYQDPIQRYKGLGEMDADQLALTTMDRSRRTLRRVNVSDAENAGRVFELLMGNEVAPRKEFIVRGSETLSRDRIDV, from the coding sequence ATGGCCTCCACCGACTACTCCGCACGGCACCTCTCCGTCCTCGAGGGCCTCGAGGCGGTCCGCAAGCGTCCCGGCATGTACATCGGCTCGACGGACTCCCGGGGCCTGATGCACTGCCTGTGGGAGGTCATCGACAACTCGGTCGACGAGGCCCTCGCCGGGCACGGCACGGAGATCAGCGTGGTGCTGCACGCGGACGGCAGCGTCGAGGTCCGCGACCGCGCCCGCGGCATCCCGGTGGACATCGAGCCGAAGACCGGGCTCTCCGGTGTCGAGGTCGTCTTCACCAAGCTGCACGCCGGCGGCAAGTTCGGCTCCGGCTCCTACGCCGCCTCGGGCGGACTGCACGGCGTGGGCGCCTCGGTCGTGAACGCGCTCTCGGAGCGGCTCGACGTCGAGGTCGACCGCGACGGCCGCACCTATCGGATGTCGTTCCACCGCGGCGAGCCCGGCCGATTCGCCGACGCGGGGGAGCCCACTCCGGACGCGCCGTTCTCGCCGTTCGAGAACGGCTCGGAGCTGGAGATCGTCGGCAAGGTGAAGAAGGGCGTCACCGGCACGCGCGTGCGCTACTGGGCCGACCGCCAGATCTTCACGAAGGGCGCCGCCTTCCAGACCGACGACCTCGTGTCCCGGGCGCGGCAGACCGCGTTCCTCGTGCCGGGGCTGACCATCGACATCGTCGACGACCGCGAGGAGGAGCGCCGCGCCGAGATGTTCCGCTACGACGGCGGCATCGCGGAGTTCGTCGAGTTCCTCGCACCGGACGCCGCGGTCACCGACGTGCTGAGGCTCACCGGCAGCGGCACCTTCACCGAGACCGTCCCCGTGCTCAGCCCCGGCGGCGCGATGGTGCCGACCGAGGTCGAGCGCACCTGCGAGGTCGACATCGCGCTGCGCTGGGGCACCGGCTACGAGACCGTGCTGCGCAGCTTCGTCAACATCATCTCGACGCCCAAGGGCGGCACCCACCAGACCGGGTTCGAGCAGGGGCTGCTGAAGCTGCTGCGCGGACAGGTCGAGGCCAACGCCCGTCGGCTCAAGGCCGGCTCGGACAAGCTGGAGAAGGACGACGCGCTCGCCGGCCTCACCGCGGTGCTCACCGTCCGGCTGCCCGAGCCGCAGTTCGAGGGCCAGACCAAGGAGATCCTCGGCACGCCGGCCGTGCGCGCGATCGTCGCGCAGACGATCACCTCGACGCTCGGCGCGGTGTTCGCCTCGACGAAGCGCGAGGACAAGGCGCAGATGTCGCAGCTGCTCGAGAAGCTCGTCGCGGAGATGAAGTCGCGGATCTCGGCGCGGGCGCACAAGGAGACCCAGCGGCGCAAGAACGCGCTCGAGTCCTCGTCGCTGCCCGCGAAGCTCGTCGACTGCCGCAGCAACGACGTCGAGAACAGCGAGCTCTTCATCGTCGAGGGCGACTCGGCGCTCGGCACGGCGAAGCTCGCCCGCAACAGCGAGTACCAGGCGCTGCTGCCGATCCGCGGCAAGATCCTCAACGTGCAGAAGGCGAGCATCGCCGACATGCTCTCGAACACCGAGTGCGCGTCGATGATCCAGGTGATCGGCGCGGGCTCCGGCCGCTCCTTCGAGCTGCCGGCCGCGCGCTACGGGAAGATCATCCTGATGAGCGACGCCGATGTCGACGGCGCGCACATCCGCACCCTGCTGCTCACGCTGTTCTTCCGCTACATGCGCCCGCTGGTCGAGGCCGGCCGGGTGTTCGCCGCGGTGCCTCCGCTGCACCGGGTCGTGGTGATGAACGCGGGGCGGAAGCCGAACGAGACGATCTACACGTACTCCGAGACGGAGCTGAAGAGCGTGCTCGCCGCGCTCTCGAAGGCGAACCGGCGCTACCAGGATCCGATCCAGCGCTACAAGGGCCTGGGTGAGATGGACGCTGATCAGCTCGCCCTGACGACGATGGACCGCTCCCGTCGCACGCTGCGCCGGGTGAATGTCTCCGACGCGGAGAACGCCGGCCGGGTCTTCGAGCTGCTGATGGGCAACGAGGTGGCACCGCGCAAGGAGTTCATCGTCCGCGGCTCGGAGACGCTCTCCCGCGACCGCATCGACGTCTGA
- the sepH gene encoding septation protein SepH, which yields MMELKVIGVESGSLVLVSDGGERFSVRIDETLQSQLRPRVHSLPPREKRVSPREIQSHIRSGLSAEEVAELTGADLGYVARFEGPVTAEREHIVASALAVRVYTSTDPDPLEEGTPFGDVIRERLGALGADGEQWSSWKEEEGWIVKLLFRSDEIDHDARWRFDPKKALLSPLTAEATTLSQQGEIRPTLIPRLRAVIPAAVDELATRFDTDAFAKPAQESPRSERPTPSAGSRPQRLPHSRPAAARPSDTEPQPALSDTPRPVSTLPRPVTSTTEQRERNLNDTADLLDALRRRRGERDHASSARVREEPQAEAQAEAQAEAQVVAPKAPEPERPAPPSNDHPTAGARTSLRRGRAAMPSWDEIVFGARSDD from the coding sequence ATGATGGAACTGAAGGTGATCGGCGTCGAGAGCGGATCGCTCGTCCTCGTCTCGGACGGCGGTGAGCGGTTCTCCGTCCGCATCGACGAGACGCTGCAGAGCCAGCTCCGGCCCCGCGTCCACTCGCTGCCGCCGCGGGAGAAGCGCGTCTCGCCCCGGGAGATCCAGTCCCACATCCGCTCCGGGCTCTCCGCCGAGGAGGTCGCCGAGCTGACCGGCGCGGACCTGGGCTACGTCGCCCGCTTCGAGGGCCCCGTGACGGCCGAGCGCGAGCACATCGTCGCCTCCGCCCTCGCCGTCCGCGTGTACACCAGCACCGACCCGGACCCGCTCGAGGAGGGCACTCCCTTCGGCGACGTCATCCGCGAGCGCCTCGGCGCCCTCGGCGCCGACGGCGAGCAGTGGTCGAGCTGGAAGGAGGAGGAGGGCTGGATCGTCAAGCTGCTCTTCCGCTCCGACGAGATCGACCACGACGCCCGCTGGCGATTCGACCCGAAGAAGGCGCTGCTCTCGCCGCTCACCGCGGAGGCGACCACGCTCTCCCAGCAGGGCGAGATCCGGCCGACCCTCATCCCGCGTCTGCGCGCCGTGATCCCCGCCGCGGTCGACGAGCTGGCGACCCGCTTCGACACCGACGCGTTCGCCAAGCCCGCGCAGGAGTCGCCGCGCTCGGAGCGCCCGACGCCCTCGGCCGGCTCGCGTCCCCAGCGCCTGCCGCACTCGCGACCGGCCGCCGCGCGCCCCTCGGACACCGAGCCGCAGCCGGCCCTCTCCGACACGCCGCGTCCCGTCTCGACCCTCCCCCGCCCCGTCACCAGCACGACGGAGCAGCGCGAGCGCAACCTCAACGACACCGCCGACCTGCTCGACGCCCTGCGCCGCCGCCGGGGCGAGCGCGACCACGCCTCCTCGGCGCGGGTCCGCGAGGAGCCCCAGGCGGAGGCGCAGGCGGAGGCGCAGGCGGAGGCACAGGTCGTCGCCCCGAAGGCCCCGGAGCCCGAGCGCCCCGCCCCGCCGTCGAACGACCACCCTACGGCCGGCGCGCGCACCTCACTCCGCCGCGGCCGCGCGGCGATGCCCAGCTGGGACGAGATCGTCTTCGGCGCTCGCAGCGACGACTGA
- a CDS encoding Mur ligase family protein has translation MPGLVVNRLAPGFLPAVLDGFADGLVVVTGSAGKSTTTKMLVAVLRAHGLRVFTNPSTANIAQGLTSALLERTDLRGRIDADIAVLEMDEGHGARLAPRMSPRVVLLTNVVVDQIDRFFDPAMVARMLSTIALRATGPVVLNADDRHVADIATSLPADRVRWYGVSSAVRDGAVGGLGYAADAEVQEGRATTVVESTSGASATVVSDGDTLDVRLPARGVHYAVDAASAVSAARAILGSRFLPATTATALSSIDPVFGRGEIVTVRGQEVEFVLVQNPASYRLNIAEIPEGTEQIMLAIGSDVRDPSYFWPVDTARLGRVRVVSGSKAHEAALQLRYDGVAIDAVDDDLGRALDSFLALPAPAHGRKTIVFSADSMRRTRAHLQLASNREETA, from the coding sequence GTGCCCGGACTCGTGGTGAACCGTCTCGCGCCGGGCTTCCTCCCGGCGGTGCTCGACGGCTTCGCCGACGGGCTCGTCGTCGTCACCGGTTCGGCCGGCAAGTCGACGACGACCAAGATGCTCGTCGCGGTCCTGCGAGCGCACGGCCTCCGGGTGTTCACCAACCCCTCCACCGCCAACATCGCGCAGGGGCTCACCTCCGCCCTGCTCGAGCGAACGGACCTGCGCGGCCGCATCGACGCGGACATCGCCGTCCTCGAGATGGACGAGGGCCACGGCGCGCGCCTCGCGCCGCGGATGAGCCCGCGCGTCGTCCTGCTGACCAACGTCGTCGTCGACCAGATCGACCGGTTCTTCGACCCCGCGATGGTCGCCCGGATGCTCTCGACGATCGCGCTGCGGGCCACGGGTCCCGTCGTCCTGAACGCGGACGACCGGCACGTCGCCGACATCGCCACGAGCCTGCCGGCCGATCGCGTCCGCTGGTACGGCGTCTCATCCGCCGTCCGCGACGGCGCCGTCGGCGGCCTCGGCTACGCCGCCGACGCCGAGGTCCAGGAGGGACGCGCGACGACCGTCGTCGAATCGACCAGCGGCGCGAGCGCGACCGTCGTGAGCGACGGCGACACGCTCGACGTCCGCCTCCCCGCCCGCGGCGTGCACTACGCCGTCGACGCGGCCTCGGCGGTCTCCGCGGCGCGCGCGATACTCGGCAGCCGCTTCCTCCCGGCGACGACCGCGACCGCGCTCTCCTCGATCGACCCCGTCTTCGGGCGCGGCGAGATCGTGACGGTCCGCGGCCAGGAGGTCGAGTTCGTCCTGGTGCAGAACCCGGCGAGCTACCGGCTCAACATCGCCGAGATCCCGGAGGGCACCGAGCAGATCATGCTGGCGATCGGCTCCGACGTGCGCGACCCCTCCTACTTCTGGCCGGTCGACACCGCGCGGCTCGGGCGGGTGCGCGTCGTCTCCGGCTCGAAGGCGCACGAGGCGGCGCTGCAGCTGCGCTACGACGGGGTGGCGATCGACGCGGTCGACGACGACCTCGGCCGGGCGCTCGACTCCTTCCTCGCACTGCCCGCACCCGCGCACGGCAGGAAGACGATCGTCTTCTCCGCCGACTCGATGCGGCGCACGCGCGCTCATCTCCAGCTCGCCTCCAACCGCGAGGAGACCGCGTGA
- a CDS encoding RNA polymerase sigma factor: protein MATRATKTATLDAVDDDVTTTKKPAARKPAAKTTRARATTKAAAPAPAEEEPTDAAEPEDVDGDAADEEETVVVVEETETETKDDAETPVVAAAAPAEPLPSGALVLSFGGDDDEVPVYSTAITGATADPVKDYLKQIGKVALLNAAEEVELAMRIEAGLFAEDKLANSSDLSPELVRELRWVAKDGQRAKSHLLGANLRLVVSLAKRYTGRGMQFLDLIQEGNLGLIRAVEKFDYTKGFKFSTYATWWIRQAITRAMADQARTIRIPVHMVEVINKLARVQRQMLQDLGREPTPEELSRELDMTPEKVIEVQKYGREPISLHTPLGEDGDSEFGDLIEDTEAVVPADAVGFTMLQKQLESLLDSLSEREAGVIRMRFGLGDGMPKTLDQIGDTFGVTRERIRQIESKTMAKLRHPSRSQSLRDYLE from the coding sequence ATGGCCACCAGAGCTACCAAGACCGCAACGCTCGACGCCGTCGACGACGACGTGACGACGACCAAGAAGCCCGCCGCGCGCAAGCCGGCGGCCAAGACCACGCGCGCCCGCGCGACCACCAAGGCCGCGGCGCCCGCCCCCGCCGAGGAGGAGCCCACCGACGCCGCCGAGCCCGAGGACGTCGACGGCGACGCCGCGGACGAGGAGGAGACGGTGGTCGTGGTCGAGGAGACCGAGACCGAGACGAAGGACGACGCCGAGACGCCGGTCGTCGCGGCCGCCGCCCCCGCGGAGCCGCTGCCCAGCGGCGCGCTCGTGCTGTCCTTCGGCGGCGACGACGACGAGGTCCCCGTCTACTCGACGGCGATCACGGGCGCGACCGCCGACCCGGTCAAGGACTACCTGAAGCAGATCGGCAAGGTCGCGCTCCTGAACGCGGCCGAGGAGGTCGAGCTCGCGATGCGCATCGAGGCGGGCCTCTTCGCCGAGGACAAGCTCGCCAACTCGAGCGACCTCAGCCCCGAGCTCGTCCGCGAGCTCCGCTGGGTCGCGAAGGACGGGCAGCGGGCCAAGAGCCACCTGCTCGGCGCGAACCTCCGCCTCGTGGTCAGCCTCGCCAAGCGCTACACCGGCCGCGGCATGCAGTTCCTGGACCTGATCCAGGAGGGCAATCTCGGACTGATCCGTGCCGTGGAGAAGTTCGACTACACCAAGGGCTTCAAGTTCTCGACCTACGCGACGTGGTGGATCCGTCAGGCGATCACGCGTGCCATGGCCGACCAGGCGCGCACCATCCGCATCCCGGTGCACATGGTCGAGGTCATCAACAAGCTCGCACGCGTGCAGCGGCAGATGCTGCAGGACCTGGGCCGCGAGCCCACGCCCGAGGAGCTCTCGCGCGAGCTCGACATGACCCCCGAGAAGGTCATCGAGGTGCAGAAGTACGGCCGCGAGCCGATCTCGCTGCACACCCCCCTGGGTGAGGACGGCGACAGCGAGTTCGGCGACCTGATCGAGGACACCGAGGCGGTCGTCCCGGCCGACGCGGTCGGCTTCACGATGCTGCAGAAGCAGCTCGAGTCGCTGCTCGACTCCCTCTCCGAGCGCGAGGCCGGCGTGATCCGCATGCGCTTCGGCCTCGGCGACGGCATGCCGAAGACGCTGGACCAGATCGGCGACACCTTCGGCGTGACGCGCGAGCGCATCCGCCAGATCGAGTCCAAGACGATGGCCAAGCTCCGCCACCCGTCCCGCTCGCAGTCGCTCCGCGACTACCTGGAGTAA
- a CDS encoding DNA topoisomerase IV subunit A, translated as MTAAPPPSGSSLTERIEDVDVSTEMEGSFLEYAYSVIYSRALPDARDGLKPVQRRILYMMSEMGLRPDQGHVKSARVVGEVMGKLHPHGDASIYDALVRLAQPFSLRVPLVDGHGNFGSLDDGPAASRYTEARLAAAAMAMTENLGEDVVDFVPNYDNSHDQPEVLPSAFPNLLVNGASGIAVGMATNMAPHNLVEVIGAARHLIAHPDASLDDLMSFVPGPDFPSGGTIVGLAGVRDAYATGRGSFKTRARVSVESITARKSGLVVTELPYLVGAEKVIDKIKDGVQSKKLSGIADVTDLTDRDNGLRLVIGIKTGFSPEAVLEQLYRYTPLEDAFSINNVALVDGQPRTLGLRELLQVYVGHRVTVVTRRSRYRLRKRQERLHLVEGLLIAILDIDEVIQLIRASDDTAAARARLIEVFDLSTLQADYILELQLRRLTRFSRIELETERDTLLAEIAELEALLASRSRLEELVSDELDEVAQRLGTPRRTLLTEARPSVATTGRKAAAVLEIADLPCRVLLSTTGRMVRIDRDPEAAPHPDRATRRSKHDAVLSTIDTTTRAEIGAVTTAGRLLRFSPVDVPAVPSSSVQLGAGVRMADYLGLLAKDERVLALVALDDPRPIALGTLQGTVKRVAPGELPNRPDIELIALRPKDAVIGAAPSADEDELVFVTGEAQLLRFSAAAVRPQGRTAAGMAGVKISETDEVVSFAVVPEAERDETVVATVAIDSWALSGTDTGSAKVSAFSEFPPKGRATGGVRAQRFLKGETALGVAWVGPGPAHALEADGSVAALPESGMKRDGSGVALASPIASIGAAPEQF; from the coding sequence ATGACTGCTGCACCCCCGCCCTCCGGCTCCTCTCTGACCGAGCGCATCGAGGACGTCGACGTCTCGACCGAGATGGAGGGGTCGTTCCTCGAGTACGCCTACTCGGTCATCTACTCCCGTGCCCTGCCCGACGCCCGCGACGGCCTCAAGCCGGTGCAGCGCCGCATCCTCTACATGATGAGCGAGATGGGACTGCGCCCGGACCAGGGTCACGTCAAGTCGGCCCGCGTGGTCGGCGAGGTGATGGGCAAGCTGCACCCGCACGGCGACGCCTCGATCTACGACGCGCTCGTGCGCCTCGCCCAGCCGTTCAGCCTGCGCGTCCCGCTCGTCGATGGCCACGGCAACTTCGGCTCGCTCGACGACGGCCCCGCGGCCTCCCGCTACACCGAGGCCCGGCTCGCCGCCGCCGCGATGGCGATGACCGAGAACCTCGGCGAGGACGTCGTCGACTTCGTCCCCAACTACGACAACTCCCACGACCAGCCCGAGGTCCTCCCCTCCGCCTTCCCGAATCTGCTCGTCAACGGCGCCAGCGGCATCGCGGTCGGCATGGCCACGAACATGGCCCCGCACAACCTCGTCGAGGTGATCGGAGCCGCGCGCCATCTGATCGCGCACCCGGACGCGTCGCTCGACGACCTGATGTCCTTCGTCCCCGGCCCCGACTTCCCGAGCGGCGGCACGATCGTCGGCCTCGCCGGCGTCCGCGACGCCTACGCGACCGGCCGCGGCAGCTTCAAGACCCGCGCCCGCGTCTCGGTCGAGAGCATCACCGCGCGCAAGTCCGGCCTCGTCGTCACCGAGCTGCCCTACCTCGTCGGCGCCGAGAAGGTCATCGACAAGATCAAGGACGGCGTGCAGAGCAAGAAGCTCAGCGGCATCGCCGACGTCACCGACCTCACCGACCGCGACAACGGCCTGCGCCTGGTGATCGGCATCAAGACCGGCTTCAGCCCGGAGGCGGTGCTCGAGCAGCTCTACCGCTACACCCCGCTCGAGGACGCGTTCTCGATCAACAACGTGGCGCTCGTCGACGGCCAGCCCCGCACACTCGGCCTCCGGGAGCTCCTCCAGGTCTACGTGGGGCACCGCGTCACCGTGGTGACCCGGCGCTCCCGCTACCGCCTGCGCAAGCGCCAGGAGCGCCTGCACCTGGTGGAGGGGCTGCTGATCGCGATCCTCGACATCGACGAGGTCATCCAGCTGATCCGCGCGAGCGACGACACCGCCGCCGCCCGGGCCCGGCTGATCGAGGTCTTCGACCTCAGCACCCTCCAGGCCGACTACATCCTCGAGCTGCAGCTGCGGCGGCTCACCCGGTTCTCCCGGATCGAGCTCGAGACGGAGCGCGACACCCTGCTCGCCGAGATCGCCGAGCTCGAGGCGCTGCTGGCCAGCCGCAGCCGGCTCGAGGAGCTCGTCTCCGACGAGCTCGACGAGGTGGCGCAGCGACTGGGCACGCCGCGGCGCACCCTGCTCACCGAGGCGCGCCCCTCCGTCGCCACGACCGGCCGGAAGGCCGCCGCCGTGCTCGAGATCGCCGATCTGCCCTGCCGCGTGCTGCTCAGCACCACCGGGCGGATGGTCCGCATCGACCGCGATCCCGAGGCCGCTCCGCACCCCGACCGCGCCACCCGCCGCAGCAAGCACGACGCGGTGCTCAGCACGATCGACACCACCACCCGCGCCGAGATCGGCGCGGTGACCACGGCCGGCCGCCTGCTCCGCTTCTCCCCCGTCGACGTGCCCGCCGTCCCGTCGTCCTCCGTGCAGCTCGGCGCGGGCGTCCGGATGGCCGACTACCTCGGCCTCCTCGCGAAGGACGAGCGCGTGCTCGCCCTGGTCGCCCTCGACGATCCGCGGCCGATCGCGCTCGGCACGCTGCAGGGCACGGTGAAGCGGGTCGCCCCCGGCGAGCTGCCCAACCGCCCGGACATCGAGCTGATCGCGCTGCGGCCGAAGGACGCGGTGATCGGAGCGGCACCCTCGGCCGACGAGGACGAGCTCGTCTTCGTCACCGGCGAGGCCCAGCTGCTGCGCTTCTCCGCCGCGGCCGTCCGCCCCCAGGGCCGGACCGCCGCGGGCATGGCCGGCGTCAAGATCAGCGAGACCGACGAGGTCGTCTCGTTCGCGGTCGTCCCCGAGGCCGAGCGGGACGAGACGGTCGTCGCGACCGTCGCGATCGACAGCTGGGCGCTCTCCGGCACCGACACCGGCAGCGCCAAGGTCTCCGCTTTCTCGGAGTTCCCGCCGAAGGGCCGGGCGACCGGCGGCGTCCGCGCCCAGCGCTTCCTCAAGGGCGAGACGGCGCTCGGCGTGGCGTGGGTCGGGCCCGGACCGGCGCACGCGCTCGAGGCCGACGGCAGCGTGGCGGCGCTGCCCGAGTCGGGGATGAAGCGCGACGGCTCGGGTGTCGCGCTCGCGTCGCCGATCGCGAGCATCGGCGCGGCTCCCGAGCAGTTCTGA
- a CDS encoding nucleotide pyrophosphatase/phosphodiesterase family protein: MTPMLPAVPAGRRSLADVLPGALDAVLGRTGTFGSPRVDRIVVVLVDGLGAANLRQRAGHARTLAPALTKASTLVSGFPTTTAAALASLTTGLRPGGHGMVGYRVLDRDNDRLVNQLSGWDDRMVPEEWQPHPTVFERASAAGVAASVIGPSRYARSGLTRAILRGAEYRAAGGVSERFAAARDLLDRGGRQIVYLYVPELDMTAHARGWESPEWTTALEALDAEVGGFVRGLSAREGLLVTADHGVLDVPASSHVLVEDAALLEGVRHLAGEPRCLQLHLEPGVDAEAVAARWRDAEGARAWIATRDEVEASGWFGEIGAPAAERMGDVFVAARKAIAYYAAQDGSGRSMIGQHGSLTPEETQVPLLGFGALAGA; the protein is encoded by the coding sequence ATGACCCCCATGCTACCGGCCGTCCCCGCCGGGCGGCGGAGCCTCGCCGACGTCCTCCCCGGCGCCCTCGACGCCGTGCTCGGCCGCACCGGGACCTTCGGCTCGCCCCGCGTGGACCGGATCGTCGTGGTCCTCGTCGACGGGCTCGGAGCGGCCAACCTCCGCCAGCGCGCCGGGCACGCCCGGACGCTCGCACCGGCGCTGACGAAGGCGTCGACCCTCGTCTCCGGCTTCCCGACGACGACCGCCGCGGCGCTCGCGAGCCTCACCACGGGCCTGCGCCCGGGCGGCCACGGCATGGTCGGCTACCGCGTGCTCGACCGCGACAACGACCGGCTGGTGAACCAGCTCTCCGGCTGGGACGACCGGATGGTGCCGGAGGAGTGGCAGCCGCACCCGACGGTCTTCGAGCGGGCGTCGGCGGCCGGGGTCGCCGCGAGCGTGATCGGGCCGTCCCGCTACGCGCGCTCGGGGCTCACCCGCGCGATCCTCCGCGGGGCCGAGTACCGCGCCGCCGGGGGAGTGTCCGAGCGCTTCGCGGCGGCGCGGGACCTCCTGGACCGGGGCGGCCGGCAGATCGTCTACCTCTACGTGCCCGAGCTCGACATGACCGCGCATGCCCGCGGGTGGGAGTCGCCCGAGTGGACGACCGCCCTCGAGGCGCTGGACGCCGAGGTCGGCGGCTTCGTCCGCGGTCTCTCCGCCCGCGAGGGGCTGCTGGTCACCGCGGACCACGGCGTGCTCGACGTCCCCGCCTCCTCGCACGTCCTCGTCGAGGACGCGGCCCTGCTCGAGGGGGTGCGTCATCTCGCCGGCGAGCCGCGCTGCCTGCAGCTGCACCTCGAGCCGGGGGTCGACGCTGAGGCGGTCGCCGCGCGCTGGCGCGACGCCGAGGGAGCGCGGGCCTGGATCGCGACGCGAGACGAGGTGGAGGCGAGCGGCTGGTTCGGCGAGATCGGCGCGCCGGCGGCCGAGCGGATGGGCGACGTCTTCGTGGCGGCCCGCAAGGCGATCGCCTACTACGCGGCGCAGGACGGCTCCGGCCGGTCGATGATCGGCCAGCACGGCTCGCTCACGCCGGAGGAGACCCAGGTGCCACTGCTCGGCTTCGGAGCCCTCGCGGGCGCCTGA